In Spirochaetota bacterium, a single genomic region encodes these proteins:
- a CDS encoding FAD-dependent oxidoreductase — translation MTNTKAIHIPAHEVPIAHDCDLCIIGGSVTGVFAAVRAARLGARVAVVEQHTMLGGMATCAQVNAWHSVYDVHKNEKIIGGLLDEVIARLRKRNAIRDITPIHRDQYNFNSAEMAVELDALLIEHSVRVFLSAKFSMPVMDGKRITAVIIEDKGGRRAIKARMFIDASGDGDLLRRAGFQAVKHDVLQPVSYQSLAYGIEEVRKQNPGIDLWKEVRPLVEEFKFPGSNPWFGVVPQTSEIQNIFGPRLNGIDASDPDELTKALMEGRRISRAFLDMIRKRFGESAAKVVLVATAQALGVRETWHAVCRHRMTQDELLYGKRFDDAIGNGTYPVDIHHPGGTSLLYLDGREEVVLPMGGVTWKRWRDESEATPAYFQIPLGCLVPEGAENILVAGRLMDADRGAYGALRVQVNCNQTGEAAGVAAWQALDSDVSVTGIDAGKVRSLLAKGGSIIF, via the coding sequence ATGACGAACACAAAAGCGATTCACATCCCGGCGCATGAAGTGCCGATAGCGCATGACTGCGATCTATGCATCATCGGCGGTAGCGTTACCGGCGTTTTTGCCGCGGTGCGCGCCGCGCGTCTGGGCGCACGCGTTGCTGTCGTTGAACAGCACACCATGCTCGGCGGCATGGCGACCTGTGCGCAGGTGAACGCCTGGCATTCCGTGTACGATGTTCATAAGAACGAAAAGATCATCGGCGGATTGCTTGACGAGGTCATCGCGCGACTTCGCAAGCGCAATGCGATACGCGATATAACCCCGATACATCGCGATCAGTATAATTTCAACTCCGCTGAAATGGCGGTGGAACTTGATGCGCTGCTCATTGAACATTCGGTGCGTGTATTCCTGTCGGCGAAATTCTCCATGCCTGTCATGGACGGCAAGCGCATAACGGCCGTCATCATCGAGGATAAGGGCGGTCGGCGGGCGATCAAGGCGCGCATGTTCATTGATGCATCGGGCGACGGTGACCTCCTCCGTCGTGCGGGCTTTCAGGCGGTAAAGCACGATGTGCTGCAGCCGGTGTCGTATCAATCCCTCGCCTACGGGATAGAGGAAGTGCGAAAACAGAATCCCGGCATCGATCTATGGAAAGAAGTGCGCCCGCTCGTGGAGGAATTCAAATTCCCGGGAAGCAATCCCTGGTTCGGCGTCGTGCCGCAGACATCGGAGATACAGAACATATTCGGACCGCGCTTGAACGGCATCGATGCGAGCGATCCCGACGAGCTTACGAAAGCGCTCATGGAAGGCCGCCGCATCTCACGCGCTTTTCTTGATATGATACGAAAGCGTTTCGGGGAGAGCGCCGCAAAGGTAGTGCTTGTTGCCACCGCGCAGGCCCTCGGCGTCCGCGAGACATGGCATGCAGTATGCCGACATCGCATGACACAGGATGAGCTTCTCTACGGGAAGCGCTTTGATGATGCCATCGGCAATGGAACGTATCCGGTTGATATTCATCACCCCGGCGGGACAAGTCTTCTCTATCTTGACGGCCGCGAGGAAGTGGTACTCCCGATGGGCGGCGTTACGTGGAAGCGCTGGCGGGACGAGAGCGAAGCAACACCAGCCTATTTCCAGATACCGCTTGGATGCCTTGTGCCGGAGGGTGCCGAGAATATTCTTGTTGCAGGACGGCTTATGGATGCCGACCGCGGCGCGTACGGAGCGCTTCGTGTGCAGGTGAACTGCAATCAGACCGGCGAGGCGGCGGGTGTGGCCGCGTGGCAGGCGTTGGACAGCGATGTATCGGTAACGGGGATAGA
- a CDS encoding LamG-like jellyroll fold domain-containing protein produces the protein MKTAIKKGTLHDMGGGLLYDEVQDLTWLADANYVQTSGYKSNGKLSWRDANTWAKQLIYHDQVRMKDISGWRLPRVEPVAGKGFNGRFSFDGSTDEGYNNISPRSELAYMFHVNLGLKGYYSAEGNDQSTICGPSCNGKRGYVVNVGPVKNLMSYIYWSGTAVEPYIDRNAWMFDAQFGFQNFYNQNDMLCPWAVHDGNVSGVTPDASTAVRIPTDGGLPVITIVAPPESRQELDTFTEIMKDRRCEFPFNNSIGPDDYWRMWEAMEHFVASPDLIAFWTFGENKGARRSIIAGKPFPLEERGGKAVRMQSGPFSGFSAAFDGTVSLSLAPEKADELAAFAQKDSATIFTVVRFDGTYTDGILAGMRNENDGDGSWGMRLDAPADTPIGEWLTLAAICSGGAIRCFVNGKETSAKRTPLSGNIFRDSFVVGKGAPENNFKGNLGGIAVFARDLNAAEIMELHNAANIQILK, from the coding sequence ATGAAAACGGCAATAAAAAAAGGTACGCTTCACGACATGGGCGGCGGACTTCTCTACGATGAGGTACAGGACCTTACCTGGCTCGCGGACGCGAATTATGTTCAGACAAGCGGGTATAAGTCCAACGGCAAGTTAAGCTGGCGCGATGCGAATACCTGGGCGAAGCAGCTTATCTATCATGACCAAGTGCGCATGAAAGATATCAGCGGCTGGCGGCTTCCGCGTGTGGAGCCGGTGGCGGGAAAGGGATTCAACGGACGCTTCAGCTTTGACGGATCTACCGATGAGGGGTACAACAACATCAGTCCCCGCTCGGAACTGGCATATATGTTCCATGTGAACCTCGGACTGAAGGGATATTACTCTGCGGAAGGCAATGATCAATCGACGATATGCGGACCATCCTGCAACGGCAAGCGCGGCTATGTCGTGAACGTCGGCCCCGTGAAGAACCTCATGTCATACATTTATTGGTCGGGGACGGCGGTAGAACCGTACATCGACCGCAATGCATGGATGTTCGATGCGCAGTTCGGTTTTCAGAACTTCTACAATCAGAACGATATGCTCTGTCCCTGGGCAGTACACGACGGCAATGTGTCCGGTGTCACGCCCGATGCGTCGACGGCGGTACGCATCCCGACCGATGGCGGGCTGCCGGTCATCACCATTGTTGCGCCCCCCGAATCCCGACAGGAGCTCGATACGTTCACTGAGATAATGAAAGACAGACGCTGCGAATTCCCGTTCAATAATTCCATCGGCCCCGACGACTACTGGCGCATGTGGGAGGCGATGGAGCATTTCGTGGCATCACCCGACCTTATCGCTTTCTGGACATTCGGCGAGAATAAAGGGGCGCGGCGTTCCATCATTGCAGGCAAGCCGTTCCCGCTTGAGGAGCGCGGCGGAAAGGCGGTGCGTATGCAAAGCGGCCCGTTCTCCGGGTTCTCCGCAGCGTTCGACGGCACCGTATCGCTCTCGCTTGCGCCGGAGAAAGCCGATGAGCTTGCCGCATTCGCACAGAAGGATTCTGCGACGATATTCACCGTGGTGCGATTTGATGGGACGTACACAGATGGTATACTCGCCGGTATGCGCAATGAGAACGACGGCGATGGGTCATGGGGCATGCGCCTTGACGCACCGGCGGATACCCCCATCGGCGAGTGGCTGACGCTCGCGGCGATATGCTCCGGCGGGGCTATCCGCTGTTTCGTGAACGGGAAGGAGACGTCGGCAAAGAGAACACCGCTTTCGGGGAACATATTCAGAGATTCGTTCGTCGTAGGAAAAGGCGCTCCCGAAAATAATTTCAAAGGCAACCTCGGCGGCATTGCAGTGTTTGCGCGTGATCTCAACGCCGCTGAGATAATGGAACTCCACAACGCCGCGAACATACAAATACTGAAATAG
- a CDS encoding AraC family transcriptional regulator: MNSPMSFYFRGGKEEPRSSLAPWPWQKYPWAHIEIPMGGEWTVSLEKGTLHVRSDEMLLLKPGVSHSVRKTSDGPMTTIYALLSWRWRGEDVIAQCRFPTVLPKDTAEKVLPLIRGLIGNAKQKGLAFAAREQQLGFSLLEIISPHAVHPLDDALSRDDSRISHALDHIDMHWNENIGRRDLAALAGLSPSRFHTVFRNATGFSPTAYITATRLAHASEMLESTKTSIGDIAAACGFSSVYYFSRCFSAHKKTTPSAYRNFHRA; encoded by the coding sequence ATGAATTCACCCATGAGCTTCTACTTCCGCGGGGGAAAGGAGGAACCGCGTTCGTCGCTTGCACCCTGGCCGTGGCAGAAATACCCCTGGGCGCATATCGAGATACCGATGGGCGGGGAATGGACGGTATCGCTTGAAAAGGGCACGCTTCATGTTCGTTCAGACGAAATGCTTCTGCTTAAACCGGGTGTTTCGCACAGCGTCCGAAAAACGAGCGATGGCCCAATGACGACGATATACGCGCTTCTCTCGTGGCGGTGGCGCGGAGAGGATGTCATCGCGCAATGTCGATTCCCGACGGTGCTGCCGAAGGATACCGCGGAGAAGGTGCTCCCCCTCATCAGGGGGCTCATCGGGAACGCAAAACAGAAAGGGCTTGCGTTCGCGGCCCGCGAGCAGCAGCTTGGTTTCTCCCTGCTCGAAATAATAAGTCCGCACGCCGTCCACCCGCTTGACGATGCGTTATCCCGTGACGATTCGAGGATATCCCATGCGCTTGATCATATCGACATGCACTGGAACGAGAACATCGGACGCAGGGACCTTGCAGCGCTCGCCGGTCTTTCTCCGAGCAGATTCCACACGGTGTTCAGGAATGCCACCGGTTTTTCACCCACGGCATACATAACGGCGACACGCCTCGCGCACGCCTCTGAAATGCTCGAATCGACGAAGACGTCCATCGGTGATATCGCCGCGGCCTGCGGTTTCTCATCAGTGTACTATTTTTCCCGCTGTTTCAGTGCGCACAAAAAGACGACGCCGTCAGCGTACCGTAATTTCCATCGCGCATGA
- a CDS encoding GGDEF domain-containing protein, which produces MNAIARLTVRMERIHGAAAIAIALPFIVLLGYLDHFTGPELAFSLFYLFPILFIVFSRGGFLFAIGASFVCALAWGVADVTSGHVYAAPWMLFWNTVIRLAYFVIISVISAQFKAVLMREAMLARTDELTGLSNMRVFREAAASETARLTRYGHAFTFAFMDIDNFKEVNDRFGHNRGDDVLRDVARIMRHELRVNDIAARAGGDEFCILFPETGTDVALATLKKLSKSIMRVIRGKRFPVTLSIGAVTFEKPPASVDEMLRLGDGLMYTVKYAGKNDIACRTVK; this is translated from the coding sequence ATGAACGCTATCGCCCGACTGACCGTTCGCATGGAGCGCATCCACGGTGCTGCCGCAATCGCCATCGCGCTGCCCTTCATCGTTCTCCTCGGCTATCTCGACCATTTCACCGGGCCGGAATTGGCGTTCTCCCTCTTTTACCTTTTCCCGATACTGTTCATCGTCTTCTCGCGCGGAGGGTTCCTCTTCGCCATAGGTGCGTCATTCGTATGCGCGCTCGCCTGGGGTGTCGCCGATGTTACCAGCGGGCATGTCTATGCCGCCCCGTGGATGCTGTTCTGGAACACCGTCATTCGTCTCGCTTATTTCGTCATCATCTCTGTCATCAGCGCACAATTCAAAGCTGTCCTCATGCGGGAGGCGATGCTTGCGCGTACCGATGAGCTTACGGGCCTTTCGAACATGCGGGTATTCCGCGAAGCGGCCGCCTCCGAGACGGCACGGCTTACCCGCTACGGCCACGCATTCACGTTCGCGTTCATGGACATCGATAATTTCAAGGAAGTCAACGATCGTTTCGGCCATAACCGCGGCGACGATGTGCTCCGCGATGTGGCGCGTATCATGCGTCACGAACTTCGCGTCAACGATATCGCCGCGCGTGCCGGGGGCGATGAGTTCTGCATACTCTTCCCGGAGACGGGCACCGATGTGGCGCTCGCCACGCTCAAAAAGCTTTCAAAGTCGATCATGCGCGTCATACGCGGCAAGCGGTTCCCGGTAACGCTGTCGATCGGCGCGGTGACGTTCGAAAAACCGCCGGCTTCTGTTGACGAAATGCTTCGCCTCGGTGACGGCCTCATGTACACGGTAAAATACGCCGGGAAGAACGACATCGCCTGCCGGACGGTGAAATAG
- a CDS encoding SpoIVB peptidase S55 domain-containing protein, which translates to MNRVLFLLVMSCALAAEIIRPDSIREGMKGTGYTVMHGTNIERFDVTVLGVLKKHRGRADSILVKVEGLSLDRSGIIAGMSGSPVYFDGKLAGAVAFGWAYNKDASGGVTPIEEMTKLFDRPTGSGFGYEPFRTTNTSSAYGEKPVSSPLMLSGFSPEVLSLYADSFRDKGFLPLTGGGTVQDDTSSGHFLPGDACAVTLMEGDLNAVGVGTVTYSDEKRFLIFGHSMLMKGALNVPVSRAYIHAVIPSQQISFKLGAAFGKPLGITTYDGEFGLAGAYGRSASLLVPVTISVEKAGQKRVTAVRIVPDPSVFPDFAGSALLSSLVGEGLGESVTVSLSLLLETDYKRTLCVSNLYLSYRSLEAYKAAVQDALYPVQLFMFNRFRPLSVKRLAMDVSIRNELSFSAIDELRTDASEYEPGDTVRVRVWLRPNGGEREFRDMTFVLPDIIRPGSYTVYAGGDMSFEQFQRTYFPRRYTPKSIDEMFDILSRPADARALNVWLFASVKGVLLNGNEFERLPSSYYGMLSQEPTTEKSALMSSIRSRTSGTNVILGNESIQIRVTAAKE; encoded by the coding sequence ATGAACCGCGTATTATTCCTTCTCGTCATGTCGTGTGCGCTCGCTGCCGAGATAATACGCCCCGACAGCATTCGCGAGGGGATGAAGGGTACGGGATATACCGTCATGCACGGCACGAACATCGAGCGATTCGATGTGACCGTGCTCGGCGTGCTCAAGAAGCATCGCGGACGCGCCGATTCCATCCTTGTCAAGGTCGAGGGACTTTCGCTCGACCGGAGCGGCATCATCGCCGGCATGAGCGGTTCGCCCGTGTACTTCGACGGCAAGCTTGCCGGGGCCGTCGCGTTCGGCTGGGCGTACAACAAGGATGCATCCGGCGGCGTTACGCCGATAGAAGAGATGACGAAGCTCTTCGATCGCCCGACCGGAAGCGGCTTCGGGTATGAGCCGTTCAGAACGACGAATACATCGTCCGCCTACGGTGAAAAACCGGTGTCATCGCCCCTCATGTTATCGGGCTTTTCCCCGGAAGTACTCTCGCTCTATGCGGACTCCTTCCGCGATAAAGGGTTTCTCCCGCTTACCGGCGGCGGCACCGTTCAGGACGACACATCATCGGGACATTTTCTCCCGGGCGATGCCTGCGCGGTGACCCTCATGGAAGGCGATCTCAATGCCGTGGGCGTCGGCACGGTGACCTATTCGGATGAAAAACGTTTTCTCATCTTCGGTCATTCCATGCTCATGAAAGGAGCCCTCAACGTTCCGGTATCGCGCGCTTATATCCACGCGGTCATCCCCTCGCAGCAGATATCGTTCAAGCTCGGCGCAGCGTTCGGCAAACCGCTCGGCATCACCACGTATGACGGCGAATTCGGATTGGCCGGTGCATACGGACGATCGGCATCGCTTCTGGTGCCGGTGACGATATCGGTGGAGAAGGCCGGGCAGAAACGCGTCACCGCGGTGCGCATCGTTCCCGATCCGTCGGTATTCCCCGATTTTGCGGGGTCGGCACTGCTTTCATCGCTCGTCGGCGAAGGGCTCGGGGAATCGGTCACCGTATCGCTTTCACTTTTGCTTGAGACCGATTATAAGCGTACGCTTTGCGTATCGAACCTGTATCTGTCGTACCGATCGCTCGAAGCGTACAAGGCGGCGGTGCAGGATGCGCTCTATCCGGTGCAGCTGTTCATGTTCAACCGCTTCAGACCGCTTTCCGTAAAGCGCCTTGCCATGGACGTATCGATACGCAATGAACTGTCCTTCTCCGCGATCGACGAACTGCGCACCGATGCGTCGGAATATGAGCCCGGCGATACGGTCCGTGTCCGCGTATGGCTTCGCCCGAACGGCGGCGAGCGTGAATTCCGCGATATGACGTTCGTCCTTCCGGATATCATACGGCCGGGTTCGTATACCGTCTATGCCGGCGGCGATATGTCCTTCGAGCAGTTCCAGCGCACCTATTTCCCGCGCCGCTACACGCCGAAGTCCATCGATGAGATGTTCGACATACTCTCGCGTCCCGCCGATGCGCGCGCGCTCAATGTGTGGCTCTTCGCATCGGTGAAGGGCGTGCTCCTTAATGGGAATGAATTCGAACGCCTTCCCTCGTCGTATTACGGGATGCTTTCGCAGGAGCCGACGACGGAAAAGTCGGCGCTCATGAGCTCCATCCGCTCGCGCACGAGCGGCACGAACGTCATACTCGGGAATGAGAGCATTCAGATACGCGTCACAGCCGCGAAGGAATAG